A segment of the Ischnura elegans chromosome 13 unlocalized genomic scaffold, ioIscEleg1.1 SUPER_13_unloc_1, whole genome shotgun sequence genome:
AGGAAGTCACATCGTTATAATAACACTTCTTAAAATATCgtccaaattattttattaagtgGTTTTATGTGTTTATCGccatcatcacttgtcaacaatcctaggattggtttgacgcagctctccactcagttctcctatcagctaatcttttcacacctacgtaattcttctctttcacatctctctttacttgttccatatattttgttcgaggtcttccttttctgttctttccgtccacttgtccctcaacgattgtcttcatcaggccatcatgtctcaagatgtggcctataaggttgttcggTCTTCTTATTAGCATTTTCATGAGGGTTATCTTCTCTTCTCCTCTTCGTAacgcctgtttacacgatacattaacatgtacgggttaatgtacgtttgtgtgaatgatttttgtggaccggaacgaaacatgtacaaatgcatgaaccaaattacaacaggttctattttctatgcatgcattcgctcaagttgCGAATATGTTAGATATGAACTATATATGTAGACATTAACtcatacatgttaatgtaccTGAAAAAAGGCcttcaggacttcctcattacgaaCTCAGTTGATCAAATTGATCCTTATCATTcctctgttgcaccacattttgaaggcttcTATTCGCTTTCTCTGCTGGTGTCATTGTTCATGCCTTACTTCAAGTGTTTATAAgagtaatgaatattttcaacaaacacatCACCTGACTCATGCATGTTGTATGTGAACATTGAATGAAGTTGAGGTTACATCCAGTATAGAACTTAAAAGTGCACATATTACCCATAATTATAATCGGTAACAAAGCCTTTGAGCATGCAATTATGGTGataatgaatttaattcattgtttttatcttttacttAAATATTGGATCTAAATTAGCTCAAGGactgaaaatgaatgcattaagAATTGATGCTGCTCAAAAAtttttcatcatcgtcatcactggtcaagaaTCCTATggttgatttgacgcagctcaccactcagttctcctattagctaatcttttcacatctccgtatttcttctctttcacatctttctttacctgttccatatcttttgttcgaggtcttccttttccgttcttgccatccacttgtccattgatgaatgtcttcatcaggccatcatgtctcaagatgtagaGGTTGTTCTGTTTTcctattaaggttttcattaggcttctcttctctctactCTCCTCAGGACTTGATGATGATTTCATCACCGCTACTTGGTGTTTGTAGAGGCAAAACTTTTTGTGGTGGCAAAATATACCGCATATATGTCCTTCAATGGTgacaggctcaactatgtggaagttgagatttgagaatgaaaagaaaactttatTATGAAGACTCATTTATGTTATTCTTTTTGCAGTTCCTTATGTGGCAGAGGTGAGAGATGCCGTTGAAACTCCCTCTACATCTGGTACTAGGAGGCAATCATCAAGAAGTGTAGCAGATAGAGAGCTTGAGGCAAGGTTGGAGATGGTCAGCCGTGCAACTGAGGATGAAGCCTATATTTGCCAGATGAGAAGGGAGCTGGCAATGATGGATATGAAGgtgaaggaaaatgaaatagcTGCCTCAGCTGCCAAACGTGTTGCTGCCGAGGAAGAAGCGGCAACTTGGTCCATCAGGCGTGCAGCAGCAGAGGCTGATAGGGAAGCAGCAAGGCAGCGACTTGCTGCATCTGCATTGGAGTTGGAAAATGCTCAGGCTGCCAGAGGACATCAGCAGGAGCTCTTCAAGCTACAGAAAGAGAAGATGATGAGAGAAATGGTAATTATGCATTTCTTTTTAAGATTGAAGTGTTTTATAGGAAAATTTTTCCTCCTTTATTTCTAGTCCTCAATCAAATAATCATGAATTTTGGCATGaccagaaaaatgttgaaatgttaAGTTTCATGGCAGGAATGGATTTTATCAAGAGATTACTTACCTTGGGTCAAAAATAAGATATGTGATATGCATCATTGAGTTCTTATCAGATGTATGCAGACACAGCTAGTGTGGTTATAGGTACACATTCACTAAGAATCTCCCTCCATGCCAGCGAAGTTCAAATGTAACATAATACTCCATACTTGAGATTGCCATTAGTTACCGAATTCAATAAATAATGGCCATAAAAATGGCAGGAATAAATATCTAACTGCTAGAGATGGTTCCTGTTGCCTTCTATTCCTAAGTTTCATTGCCACTTTTTACTGAAAGTAATAGAAATATGGTTTTCATATGCTTCAACAAGGGTCATAATTCCTATTGTGGATtgatttgtcaaaatttcatgaTTTGTTTAGGTGTTCTTCAAATaaataaagcaatgaattttcatttattgtgaTTATTCTTCTTCACAGGAGCCTCCTCATCAATGCTGATGTCTGTTCCTCCAGCAGTGCTGACTGAGTGCCAATCTTCATATCCATCATTGTCGGGGCTCTCTGTACCGACTGTAGGTTTCATCACCCCTCACCATCTGCTATACTTCTCAGTGTTGCCTTCTTCCCATGTGTTTGGTAGCTGTGCTGGTTGCCCTTCATTCTGGACTCGTGTCATTCGAGGAGGAACTCATTGCCTTTTCCTCCTGTCTTCTCATCCTTTGGTGTTAAGTGCCTTCATGTTTTCCCACGACTTATCTTTTTTGCTTATTTAGCTGTCACTCGTGCATTCACCTCCTCCCATGCCTGCCACAGCATTGGTTTTCTTGTCGCTCCAATACagcttttctatttttttataataaaggtGATTCTTCTTGCAGTAAAAGTCTTTTTTGTTGCTAAATACTATGCTTATAAAGCTTGTCCAACTGCCCTCACTTTCTAACCATTACAGCTATCTTTTTCAGTGTTCCAGTGCTTCTCTTTGGTAAAATCTTATTGGAAGGACATACATGTTATATTATATGATGCATATAGATGACATATAATTTTGTTGCATCAATTTCCTATCCTGTGCCATTTAATaagcattttgtttttattttttggtagcATGAACTTGACAAAACCTAGGGTTTTGGTTACATTTGGGCTTAGTAGTTGATGGAAGCATACTGAAGTATACGCTTTCTAATTATGCATCGTGCAGCTATTGTGTTTCATACTGACACAGCTACTGTGTTTCAAGGTCGAGTGTCACGTTGTCTATCTAGTTGAAAATCCTCCTTCATGTCAGTAATGTTCAAATGTATCGTATGTACTCCATACCTGAGGTAGCCATTAGTTACCATTGTCATTTGAGTGCTGCTATATTGACATTGTTAGTTGTGCATAAATACAAGCAAGCATGCCATGCTTTGTGTGGTGAACAGAATTACTTGGAGGGGAATTGTGAGGGAGTGTTAAACGTTAATATGGCTGCATACTCCAATCTTGGTTTACATTAGGGGGGAACAATGTTTGAAACTCACTTGAAGATATGCTCACTGAATGAAAAGTTAGCCTTGATTTTTACTGATTTCAGTTATCCCTTGTAAAATATAGTCATTAAAGAAAGTAAGTTTTCATAATGCCGGCACTTATAGTAGTGATTATATAGCAACATTCTGATGCTGGTATGTCGTATAATCCTTGGGCAATATAGAAGTTTCTGAGACAAAATCATGtcatttgaatgaaaacaaatgcaTTTCACTTGCTGCAAATTATTACCTTTTTGGGGGTGCCTATGCAGTTGGTCCATCACTCTTGCCCAAAGTGCTGTTGAATGAAGCGCACTCGTTCAGCGGCTCCTCTTTGGTTTCGTTGATGAACTGCAGCAACTGGGACATTTCTGTCAAGTAAGTCTGGCACCATGTCTGGGATGTCCTCCCTTCGCTGCCTAGCAACATTATGCAGTACAGCACACGCCAGGATTATCTTTGATGACGTTTCTAATTTTGTTCTTAGCTTCATGGAGAGGCAGGCAAATCGCCTCTTCCATATGCCAAAGCACCTCTCCACCATGCACCGAGTTACAATGTGTGCAGCATTGTACCTATGGTAGGAGTAAAAGGTTCTATTTCAGGCTTAATGGTGGAAATTTGATATAATattcttcataataaaaataccaattatcATACGGCATGATGCACTGAAACCTATTTTGGTGAATTGAATAGTGGGGAAACAGACCAAAAGCATCTTCTTGTGAATATTTAATGGAATGTTGATGGCAGTAGTACTGAAGTACTTACTAGATTAATTCaaatcctcttttttttaatcattcattaaCTTACCGTCTTTCTGGTGCTGTCACTGGATTAGCTAGGGGTGTATACAGGTAGGGCAATTGTGGATATCCCCTATCCCCAAGCAAAATTCCTTTCACATCTCTCCTTTCGCACATCATCTTGAGCCTGCTGTTGTGAAATATGCGGGCATCATGTGTGGAGCCCGGCCACCTCGTGACAATATTGGTAATTTGTAAGTCTGGACCAATAACCACCTGAATTAGTAATTGGAAacacttcattaaatttttctgtggaatCCCTGCTACTCCTGCTCATGTTTGGGTGTTTCTGTAATAATGTAgttaaaatgatgcaaaatatagAAAGACAAACCTGCACGTTCAGAGAGAACCATCCCTTGCGGTTTCTATAAACCTCTGCCAGTTCTCCTCCAGGGTTTATAATGGGCACGTGTGTGCAGTCGATGCATCCAATTACCCCTGGGAAACGCCGGATGGCATAAAAGCGACGCTTGAAGTCCTCAGTCTCTCCATCTGCCACTGGCATGGTAACCCATTCATCCAGATGGTTGGCAATTTCCGTGGACACGTTCTATCATTTataagaagaaatattaaatCACGAATGATAATTTATCCTCTATTATATCTCTCTCTTTAATACATGCTTAGGGAGTGCAGGTTAGCATGAGGTGAAACTCAAGTTAAGTCAAAGTTGAGGTTCAAGTATGAAGAAGGGATGGAGTAGGCCTTATCCGTACTAGTGTCTCCGTGCCATGATATAGGGTGATAATATATCATTAGATAAGGATGATGAAGGGCAGTAGTCAACTTAATCTTAAGGTTGAACaaccaatgatgatgaatataCCCACCTTTACAACTCGAGAGACGGTAGATTGTGCCACATTGACAAGGTCCCCACATACAATctaataaaggaaaaattatgctttattttaaattgaattgaaatattatacGAGCCAAAAAAGTCCATGCAAGACAAAGTTTACGAGGCAATATGCACTAAAATGGGAAAAGGCACATCTATGATATGGAAGCAAATACTGCGGCAAATGAAAGTGCTGCCTATTATAACTTTGCCACTGCTTGAAGAAAAATCACCTACCTGAAAACTTCCAGTAGCATAAAATCTCAGACAggtcaataattttaaaactggAGGCAGGGGTAATCCTCTTGCGTCTGCATTGTTTGGAGTAAGCATTGGGAGCAATACATCCCTCACCGTTTCTTTTGAGAAGCGGTACCGCACCCGGAACTCATTCTCGGTAAGCAATTCCATGGGATTCTCCCGATCCCTCAAGATTCTTCCCGGAATCTGGTTACGCTCATTATAAGCTACATGCCTCAAAAAATGGGCAAAATTATCGTCAAGTACCTGCCGATACATGATGAATCTCGGATACAATCAATCGGAAAACTCTCGCCAAGCACCTATGCACCATGCGTGTTCACCACTGCCGGTCGCCGATGATTGCCGTCTGGCCAAGGCACTACCGCCGGAGCAAGCTGGCCGGTGTACCAGGCGCCAAGTTGGGTGCGAAAGCATTATCCCATCAACTTTGGCTCACGAAGTTTCGGCACCGACTtataggtaatttttaaaatgaaatgttgacAACTCTAGACGTTCATTATGAAAAGTTTTTGCTCTCATTTCTTGTGAAGTAGctattgctgaataatccttcGCCTCACCAGCATCACTCGTCGTGATGGGTGACAAATATACACGTACATCTGTTTATCGCATTTGTGTAGTGGGATATATTACGTATTACTGTAATATATCAAATATgcattgcataataacgcccaaAGATATACGTGACATTCGTTATCAAATGAATATAACGAGATATTGTCAACGTACGGAGAAACATTATGCCATTTCCATCTATCTCTGTGACATTCCCATAAACTTTTACTCATCATTTCAGTaacaaaattactaattttagcTACGATTCCACATAATTGAACATGGTTTTCCATGGCTTGGAACTCTCATTACTTTTAGCAGCAGTAAATTAGTATGGATAGAGCCGGCTGGAAGACGGCTTTCTTGTTTAGAGTATTTTATGTAAACTGTAAATTTCACAGACATAAAGCAGTGATTTTAACTTTCTCTGGCCagttatgtatgtatgtaaatgGTTTTCAATGCGAGCCACGGTACATACCAAAGTTAATTGCTATGTAATGGCAAATCCGAAGAAGTTTCAGAAATGTTGTGTCGACATtagttatttttcgtaaaaaagtatttcacaagcatcaaggcgagacattgCATAcgtccataatttatttttctttaattttagatggttttcaaggcatgacaggacCCTTTTGGAAGTTAATCGCAATTAAAACGGTGAAGCTgaagaggtttcatcacggtattgttgacagtataTACTGATACTCAGGttaggtaatatattttttcatcagcaTCAAAATCCGTTGTTAAATCATTCttacaatattttcttataataagAAATGATTATCATGAGCTgatagccctttaaacatcaataattatgaattttaaatgcgagacgataagcagacgaaacccggcggccatattacttgtagcgagtagtgtgccatggacctcactagacttttgcagcggtgcccgtagcggtgctcggccgctacagcggctacgtcatcatctgatgacgtatctagcagtagtgaggtttctggatacgggcctaggattgttgaccagtgatgataaccgcaccaaatacttcaaaatgcacgaaatgtttgccctgcAAGTCCAGTAGCTCGGCTAAATCCATAGAGAATGacggtaaaatattatatttatctagttttgaccccccccccctaaattgcatttgagcgagggtcagagaCTCACCTtaaggtctcaaatttttcatacCTTAACCGTCCAGTCAGTAACCAAACTTACACCATTCATTCAATAACCGGGTACCCACACTCTACTCATCACTCGGCTAAGCGTTTATTTGGCCGGCTTCGTGACAAATTACATCAGTGAACCCCAACGATCA
Coding sequences within it:
- the LOC124172254 gene encoding myb/SANT-like DNA-binding domain-containing protein 3 — translated: METGEGSRITTEEKNLIVDLVIARKAVLESKKTDAVSLTSKSKAWKEVEEEFNRHDGVTKRSWKQIKRSWENMKAKRKRDLAAANRQRMGAGGGPYIPPTVDTSPELELAIPAIQHTLPNTGDSDRMPEVEVPYVAEVRDAVETPSTSGTRRQSSRSVADRELEARLEMVSRATEDEAYICQMRRELAMMDMKVKENEIAASAAKRVAAEEEAATWSIRRAAAEADREAARQRLAASALELENAQAARGHQQELFKLQKEKMMREMEPPHQC
- the LOC124172255 gene encoding putative nuclease HARBI1, producing MMCERRDVKGILLGDRGYPQLPYLYTPLANPVTAPERRYNAAHIVTRCMVERCFGIWKRRFACLSMKLRTKLETSSKIILACAVLHNVARQRREDIPDMVPDLLDRNVPVAAVHQRNQRGAAERVRFIQQHFGQE